The Paenibacillus sp. FSL W8-0426 region AGGTGGCGGGATTGGACCGTATTGTTCGCGGGGACGAACAGGGTCTTGACGGCATGTTTTTGCTGGATGCTGCGGGTCAAGAAATATGGAAGGAGAACCGGACGACCCGCGGCTGGCTTACGATCATCGAGCCTGTACGTAAGTGGGACGACAGCGGGCTTGATTATATTTTAGCTTATCGCAGGGGAGGGGGCGTGCTCCCGTCATTGATCAACGGAGATATGGAAACGGTTGCATCCTTTGGCAAAGAGGGGTATGCGGTTCATGCGGACCTCTGCCAAAGCGGACGCGAACAGGTCATTATTTACGATGCTCTGGAAGCTGTCATCTATTCGAGCTCCCCGTTAAGCCTAGAACAGGCCCAGACCGAAAGAGCCCAGCCACAGTCCAAACGACTGTATAGCTCGACTCTTTATCCGGGTGGGGAAGTATAATGATCACGATGCGGGATATGCTCTTTGTAGGAGAAGTATATCCAAATGTACAGACATTTCCGAGTGGTTGGAAAAGGAAGAATTAGTCCCTCTTTTGTTCGGGTTGAAGCAATGCGGATAGCTCCGTGTCTGTTGTTACAGTTAACCTTGGAAGCTTCATGGGATTGTCTCCCGGCCGCACAAACCCGGGACGCACCGAGAACGCCATACGGTAACCGTTTTGTTGAAGCTTATAAATCATTTGCGTGCTGGTGTAACCAAAAGGATAAGCCAGATATGGCGTATCGATCCCGGCAATCTCTTTCATCTGCTCGATGTCGCCGTTCAGGAGGGTGGTATCCAGTCCGACCGGTACGCTTTCGCCGCAGCGCATGAAGCCTTTGTGATGAAGGTTGTAAGTATGGCTGTTGAATTCAAATACGTCCGAAGCCGCTTGCATTTCCTGTTTGGATATGAATGATTTCTTGGCCGGATCAAAATGGACGGGACGCTCCTCGATTTTGCTGCCGATCACGAACTGGGAAGCATGAAAATTGTACTTTTTGAGTATGGGATACCCAAGGGTATAGTTGTTCTGATAACCGTCGTCAAAAGTGATAACAATGGATTTTTGAGGCAAGGAAATCTGGCCCTTCACGTATTGTTCCAACTGTTCCAGCGTCACGGTCTGGTATCCTTCATCGTGCAAAAATTTCATGTTTTGCTCAAAAGCCTCGAGAGTGATGATCGATTTGTTGCCTGGTTCGCGATTATCCGCTTTGGGTTCTATGTAATGGTACATCAGTACCGGAACCTCGGTTGCCGTCCCGGGCTGAACCTTAAATGATGGATCGAGTTTCGGAACATTGGAGTAATCCGGATGGGAGATGAGAAATGCTTTCCGCTTCACCATGTCCCACGAGGTACATGCCTTATGCGATAAAGCATTGGTGGGATGATTGACTGCATATACGTACAATGTCACAAAACATGTAAGTGCAGCGAGCAGGGCGAGCATGATTTTTTTGATTGGTTTCATAATGACAAAGCTCCTTCTATTGAAAATCCGCGCATCGACAAAGTGCTTGTTGCCGACAAGCTCTATCATAGACGAATGAATCGAAGAGAAAGTTACATTATTGTGATTGCTCCACTTCATGGGGAGCGGATATAAGATGGATTCGGGTGTTTATACAGGTTTTTAAGTTGTGACAAATCATTGTTATCAGAATTTTTGGTTTAATATGCATAATTTTTTGGAGATATCCTTGTGTTTTGAATTTGTGCATGGTACAATATTTCTGTTGTGTGGAATACGGCGGTCCTCTATGGATAATGATGGAGACATCGTAGTCTCCGGAAGAAGTATGAACGCCTGTACGGAAGGAGGGAGTCATAGATGAATATCGTCCAAGCGATTACTCAAGAACAACTTCGCAAGGATGTGCCAAGTTTCCGCCCTGGTGACACTTTGAAAGTGCACGTTAAGGTTATCGAGGGAACTCGTGAGCGTATCCAGTTGTTTGAAGGTGTTGTGATCAAGCGCCGTGGTGGCGGAATCAGTGAGACTTTTACGGTTCGTAAAATTTCTTACGGTGTAGGTGTGGAAAGAACATTCCCGCTTCATTCCCCAAAAATCGATAGAATCGAAGTGGCTCGCCGTGGTAAAGTGCGTCGTGCGAAGCTTTATTATCTTCGTGAACTGCGCGGTAAAGCAGCGAGAATTAAAGAAATTCGTTAATATAACGGATAACGGAGAGGGCTTGGAAACAAGCCCTTTTCGTTTTTGTCTGGGAAAAGTTGAACCGGAGGTACACTTCCGAGTAAAATGGTATAGCGACACATGCGCAAAAGTCCGGGAGGCTTTGTAAAATCAGTTATTTTCGTAAGACATGGGGATAGCATCGCCATACAAATGCACGTAGATGCTTACGTTTCGATTTACATAACTGATGGTCGGCATCACTGCTTGCATGGAAGGACAACGATCGTGAGCGGCAGTATGCTGAATGTGTTATTGGCTGTAAACATGTACCGTGAAGAGAGGAAGATCAGTGATGGAACAAGAAGTTCAACAGGACCACGGCAAACCTGCCGAAGAGAATGGCAGTCGATCCAAGAAAGCCAAAAATGAAATCGTGGAATGGATCAAAGCGATTGCGATTGCATTGGTTTTGGTCGTTTTGATTCGTTGGCTGCTGTTTAAGCCGTTTGTGGTGGACGGGCCTTCGATGCAGCCGAATTTTCATACCGGCGAACGGGTGATCGTCAATGAAATTTTGTACGACATCCGCGAACCGAAACGCGGTGAGGTTATCGTCTTCCACGTGCCTTCGGAAGGCCGCGATTTCATTAAGCGCGTCATTGCCGTTGCCGGCGATACGGTTGAAGTCAAGGGAGATACCGTATTGGTGAATGGAGAAAAAGTGAATGAAACCTACATTCAGGGCGCGATTGATGCTGCGGAAGCAAATGGGGGAACCTACAACGTGAAGGACTTCCCGAATGAGCAGTTCCCTGACGGAAAGGTGCCTGAAGGTCACGTTTTCGTGATGGGGGATAACCGTCCGAACAGTACGGACAGCCGAATGATCGGTTATGTGCCGCTTGGCGATATCGTAGGTCGCGCAGACGTGATTTTCTGGCCGATCAGCGACGTGAAGTGGATTAACTGATCCAGGGA contains the following coding sequences:
- a CDS encoding polysaccharide deacetylase family protein, with protein sequence MKPIKKIMLALLAALTCFVTLYVYAVNHPTNALSHKACTSWDMVKRKAFLISHPDYSNVPKLDPSFKVQPGTATEVPVLMYHYIEPKADNREPGNKSIITLEAFEQNMKFLHDEGYQTVTLEQLEQYVKGQISLPQKSIVITFDDGYQNNYTLGYPILKKYNFHASQFVIGSKIEERPVHFDPAKKSFISKQEMQAASDVFEFNSHTYNLHHKGFMRCGESVPVGLDTTLLNGDIEQMKEIAGIDTPYLAYPFGYTSTQMIYKLQQNGYRMAFSVRPGFVRPGDNPMKLPRLTVTTDTELSALLQPEQKRD
- the rplS gene encoding 50S ribosomal protein L19, with amino-acid sequence MNIVQAITQEQLRKDVPSFRPGDTLKVHVKVIEGTRERIQLFEGVVIKRRGGGISETFTVRKISYGVGVERTFPLHSPKIDRIEVARRGKVRRAKLYYLRELRGKAARIKEIR
- the lepB gene encoding signal peptidase I, which produces MEQEVQQDHGKPAEENGSRSKKAKNEIVEWIKAIAIALVLVVLIRWLLFKPFVVDGPSMQPNFHTGERVIVNEILYDIREPKRGEVIVFHVPSEGRDFIKRVIAVAGDTVEVKGDTVLVNGEKVNETYIQGAIDAAEANGGTYNVKDFPNEQFPDGKVPEGHVFVMGDNRPNSTDSRMIGYVPLGDIVGRADVIFWPISDVKWIN